CAACACGCTTGACCTGTTCCAGGTCCCCAGCGTCCACAGCGTTTCGCTGGTCAGCCCGGCGGCCGACCGCCGCAGGTTGAGCGTGACCGGCTGGCTGCGTTCGCGCGGATGAGCGGACCGGACCCGCGGCATCCGGTCGACTCGCTGCTGGCTGCCGCAGCGCAGGCATGGCACGAGAACAGACGCGAAGATGCGGTCCGCGCCTATCAGGAAGTGCTCAGGCTTTCGCCGGAGGATCCGCGGGCGCTGAATGCGCTGGGCAACCGGGTACTTGCCGCGGGCGATGCCGAAAGCGCGTGTGCCCTGCTACGGCGCGCTACCGCTGCAAATCCTGGCGCAGCGCCGATCTGGCTCAACCTGTCATTCGCGCTGCGGGCGGCAGGCGACGCAGCCAATGAGCGCGCAGCGCTTGAAAAGGCGTTGGAGATCGACCCTTATTTCGTGCTTGCGCTGCTTCACAAGGCGCAGTGGCTCGAGCGCCACGGCCGCGAGGCGGAAGCGGTTCGCGCCTATCGCAATCTGCTCGATGCCGCGCCCGCGCTGGACGCGGTTTCACCCGCAATACGGCCGATGCTCGAACATGGTCATGCGCTGGTGCAGAAAGCCGATCAGGATATCGATGCAACGATCCGCGCGGCGCTGGGCAGCCGTTCGACCGTTTCGCAGCGTCTCGAACACTGCCTCGATATATTGGCGGGTCGGCGCAGCATCTATGTCCACAAGCCGGCGGGTCTGCATTTTCCGTATCTGCCGGCCATACAGTTTTTCGATCGTGCGCTCTTTCCCTGGCTGGAAAGTTTCGAAGCGCAGAGTTCGGTCATTCTCGAGGAATTGCTGCGCCTGATTCGCGAAGGCGTAACCGGCGGTCCTTATGTCAGGGTCGCGGCCGGCGAACCGGTCAACCAATGGCGCGACCTCAACAACTCCGTCGATTGGAGCGCGGTGTTCCTTTGGAAGGACGGCAATCGGGTCGATGAGATCGCCCGACGCTGCCCTGCGACGATGGCGGCACTGGCGAAGGTGTCGATGCTCGATATCGCCGGCCGCGGTCCGACGGCGATGTTCTCGCTGCTCCGGCCCGGCACGCATATTCCTCCGCACCATGGCGTAACCAACACGCGCGCGGTCGTTCACCTGCCTCTCATCGTTCCCGCAGGCTGTCGCTTTCGTGTCGGTTCTGAGACGCGCGCCTGGCCGTCGGGTGAAGCATGGATATTCGACGACACGATCGAGCATGAGGCGTGGAACGACGGCACGGAGATGCGGGCCGTACTGATCTTCGATGTCTGGAATCCCTATCTGGACGAAGCCGAGAAAGACGCGC
The window above is part of the Sphingomonas sanxanigenens DSM 19645 = NX02 genome. Proteins encoded here:
- a CDS encoding aspartyl/asparaginyl beta-hydroxylase domain-containing protein yields the protein MLEHGHALVQKADQDIDATIRAALGSRSTVSQRLEHCLDILAGRRSIYVHKPAGLHFPYLPAIQFFDRALFPWLESFEAQSSVILEELLRLIREGVTGGPYVRVAAGEPVNQWRDLNNSVDWSAVFLWKDGNRVDEIARRCPATMAALAKVSMLDIAGRGPTAMFSLLRPGTHIPPHHGVTNTRAVVHLPLIVPAGCRFRVGSETRAWPSGEAWIFDDTIEHEAWNDGTEMRAVLIFDVWNPYLDEAEKDALRVVDTVLQRFGKSDAGGSGI